From Apium graveolens cultivar Ventura chromosome 9, ASM990537v1, whole genome shotgun sequence, the proteins below share one genomic window:
- the LOC141686226 gene encoding uncharacterized protein LOC141686226, with translation MAAPEYFTIKLNYGGEMKSGPNSYVGGSIAYFDDCSADEISMLDLEQMLNELGECGGYHKYWYRFPGTDMERGLFVLDNDEELMLMCTMNTHQYVQMYVVVIPPLTSSQPELNTPNVDFEYIVEPQREATPVAEDDNIFSQEEVNFREFEFACSTQAEIRQEEEARELFGDEFGDEFADESDGESDEMYYPESDDSDEGSFHSDNSNKDDSDDDLVFDENVDDLGASDKRFHAEKGHQGDQFDNDLDGVDSEHSTIYAGSDDERMAENTTDEDEPKGYPVYNDEADVSPVFELSMCFRDAKTFREAVKRHAIMERRPIVASRNFGRKVQYTCEPPCPWKIYASPAGKTSTYQIKTFNPKHTCMPTFHQKQINSAWIAKYYEKEIRMNPSWPVNAFHQKIVNDLKCHISKHAVYRAKARALMKINGTHSEQYSQVWKYGHELKRVLPETTVKILTENPEPGVERGRFMRMYVCLGPLKKAFSESCRKIVDLDGCHLKGPYGGQLLAAVGIDANEGMYPVAWAVVEAENTDSWTWFLQFLCQDIKILIDREWTFISDRQKGLINALETVVPQAEHRFCVMHLFQNMHKEHKGIALRHLLWKAARASTIWEFNFHMNEMNEISPKCYEWLMQKPREQWSRSAFRTTSFSDMFVNNHCEVFNSSIRKFRDLPILTMFRKIHIAIMRRIQIRRDKMKDRELVICPSAQKKLNKAVQWAGNCVVNWSGGSTYSVTTTDGGHELVVDLVKKTCTCRKWELTGIPCYHACACIALRNETWDHYISEWYKKEMYLKLYNTTIDPIVGPDFWEDTPEPKPLPPNVKIPTGRPKKKRNTTNDVPKDPTKMSRKNTVVHCTYCKAQGHNWRSCAARKNDDKKKAEAEGKKFTEGKTKVKCKNCGKEGHNSRTCKVPKQVPNWHRVETEQPHEVFHNESTEAQQAQEEGPSNSRPNRAKRSAQGQERSPMGQTEGWGFTTLKGLKASKRVKKTQVQAEQSVKKKPWKP, from the exons ATGGCAGCCCCTGAGTATTTTACCATTAAACTTAACTATGGAGGTGAAATGAAGAGTGGTCCAAACAGTTATGTTGGTGGTAGTATTGCGTATTTTGATGACTGTAGTGCAGATGAAATCAGTATGTTAGATCTTGAACAAATGTTGAATGAGTTAGGGGAATGTGGAGGTTATCATAAATATTGGTATAGGTTTCCAGGGACTGATATGGAGAGGGGTCTGTTTGTGTTGGATAATGATGAAGAGCTGATGTTAATGTGTACAATGAATACCCACCAATATGTTCAAATGTATGTTGTTGTCATCCCACCATTAACTAGTTCCCAACCTGAACTAAACACACCAAATGTAGATTTTGAGTACATTGTGGAACCACAAAGAGAGGCAACCCCTGTAGCTGAGGATGACAATATATTTAGCCAAGAGGAGGTAAATTTTAGGGAGTTTGAATTTGCATGTAGTACACAAGCAGAAATTAGACAGGAGGAGGAAGCTAGAGAATTATTTGGAGATGAATTTGGTGATGAATTTGCTGATGAATCAGATGGTGAGAGTGATGAAATGTACTATCCTGAATCAGATGATAGTGATGAAGGAAGTTTTCACTCAGACAACTCCAACAaagatgacagtgatgatgaccTGGTTTTTGATGAAAATGTTGATGATTTAGGTGCTAGTGACAAGAGATTCCATGCTGAAAAAGGTCATCAAGGAGATCAGTTTGACAATGACCTAGATGGGGTTGATAGTGAGCATTCCACTATTTATGCAGGTAGTGATGATGAAAGAATGGCTGAGAATACAACTGATGAAGATGAGCCTAAAGGGTACCCTGTGTACAATGATGAGGCAGATGTTAGTCCAGTTTTTGAGTTGTCCATGTGTTTCAGAGATGCAAAAACTTTTAGAGAGGCAGTTAAAAGACATGCAATCATGGAAAGGAGGCCTATAGTGGCATCAAGGAACTTTGGAAGGAAAGTACAATATACTTGTGAACCTCCATGCCCCTGGAAGATTTATGCTTCACCAGCTGGAAAGACTTCAACTTACCAGATAAAGACATTCAATCCAAAACATACATGTATGCCTACTTTTCACCAGAAGCAAATTAACAGTGCTTGGATTGCAAAATACTATGAGAAGGAGATCAGAATGAATCCCTCCTGGCCAGTCAATGCCTTCCATCAAAAAATTGTCAATGATCTGAAATGCCATATTAGCAAGCATGCTGTATATAGAGCAAAGGCAAGGGCCCTCATGAAGATAAATGGAACACATTCTGAGCAATACAGTCAGGTCTGGAAATATGGTCATGAATTGAAGAGAGTGCTTCCTGAGACAACAGTGAAAATATTAACTGAGAATCCAGAACCAGGTGTTGAAAGGGGTAGGTTTATGAGAATGTATGTGTGTTTAGGTCCACTCAAAAAGGCATTTTCTGAAAGTTGCAGGAAGATAGTGGACCTTGATGGATGCCACCTTAAGGGACCCTATGGTGGTCAACTCCTGGCAGCTGTTGGCATTGATGCAAATGAGGGAATGTATCCAGTGGCATGGGCAGTGGTGGAGGCTGAGAATACAGACTCATGGACTTGGTTTTTGCAGTTTCTTTGCCAAGACATTAAGATCCTAATTGATAGGGAATGGACATTTATTTCTGATAGGCAGAAG GGTTTGATAAATGCTTTGGAGACTGTGGTTCCCCAAGCTGAACACAGATTTTGTGTTATGCACCTATTCCAAAATATGCACAAGGAACACAAGGGCATAGCACTCAGACATTTGTTATGGAAAGCAGCAAGGGCTTCCACAATTTGGGAGTTTAATTTTCACATGAATGAGATGAATGAG ATTTCACCTAAGTGTTATGAATGGCTAATGCAAAAGCCAAGAGAACAGTGGTCTAGGTCAGCTTTTAGAACAACTTCCTTCAGTGATATGTTTGTAAACAATCACTGTGAGGTGTTCAACTCAAGCATTAGGAAATTTAGGGATCTACCCATATTAACCATGTTCAGAAAAATACATATTGCAATCATGAGGAGGATTCAGATCAGAAGAGATAAAATGAAGGATAGGGAACTTGTTATATGCCCTAGTGCACAGAAAAAGTTGAACAA GGCTGTACAGTGGGCTGGAAACTGTGTGGTGAATTGGTCAGGTGGGAGTACTTACAGTGTAACCACTACTGATGGAGGCCATGAATTAGTAGTTGACTTGGTGAAGAAGACATGCACATGCAGAAAATGGGAATTAACTGGAATTCCTTGTTATCATGCATGTGCATGTATAGCACTAAGGAATGAAACATGGGACCACTACATTAGTGAGTGGTACAAAAAAGAAATGTATCTTAAG CTATACAATACAACTATTGACCCAATTGTTGGTCCAGACTTTTGGGAGGACACACCTGAGCCCAAGCCTTTACCACCGAATGTGAAAATTCCAACTGGTAGGCCTAAGAAAAAAAGGAACACCACTAATGATGTTCCAAAAGACCCAACAAAAATGAGCAGGAAGAATACAGTTGTGCACTGCACTTATTGTAAAGCCCAAGGACATAATTGGAGGAGTTGTGCAGCTAGG AAAAATGATGACAAGAAGAAGGCTGAAGCAGAGGGTAAAAAATTCACTGAGGGAAAGACAAAAGTCAAGTGTAAGAATTGTGGTAAAGAGGGACACAATTCCAGGACTTGTAAAGTGCCA AAACAAGTGCCAAATTGGCATAGGGTTGAAACTGAGCAGCCTCATGAAGTTTTCCATAATGAAAGCACTGAGGCCCAACAGGCCCAGGAGGAAGGTCCTTCTAATTCCAGGCCAAATAGAGCTAAAAGGTCTGCACAAGGTCAGGAAAGAAGTCCTATGGGACAGACAGAGGGCTGGGGTTTTACTACTTTGAAAGGTTTGAAGGCTTCAAAGAGAGTTAAAAAAACACAAGTTCAGGCAGAACAAAGTGTCAAGAAGAAGCCCTGGAAGCCTTGA
- the LOC141687278 gene encoding uncharacterized protein LOC141687278 yields the protein MDAYTQEKIQKFEEFVDLRLKPDLVRAISERDKVFDQQKTFSDLKRNIENLEKNSVTSLRTLVNLGSEVYVQADVSDTRHIFVDVGLGFHVEFTWSEALNYISVREEKLARQIEEYTRLIASIKAQIKMVCEGIRELLQIPAE from the exons ATGGATGCATATACGCAAGAAAAGATACAAAAATTTGAGGAATTTGTCGATCTTCGTCTGAAGCCTGATCTTGTACGCGCAATTTCTGAACG GGACAAGGTCTTCGATCAACAAAAGACTTT CTCTGATCTGAAAAGGAATATAGAGAATTTGGAGAAGAATAGCGTAACCAGTCTAAGGACATTGGTCAACCTTGGTTCTGAAGTTTATGTCCAAGCTGATGT GTCAGACACAAGACATATTTTTGTAGACGTTGGACTTGGATTTCATGTGGAGTTTACTTGGTCTGAAGCTTTGAATTATATTTCAGTAAGAGAAGAAAAGTTGGCCAG GCAGATAGAGGAATATACTCGGTTGATTGCATCTATCAAAGCCCAGATCAAGATG GTTTGTGAGGGAATCAGAGAGTTGCTCCAAATTCCTGCAGAATGA